Proteins from a genomic interval of Paenibacillus sp. FSL R5-0623:
- a CDS encoding endonuclease/exonuclease/phosphatase family protein has protein sequence MKILTLNTHAWAEEDQLNKISQLADFINTHQFDVISMQEVNQSMQEAALSEEELKMYYVTESDAVIKKDNYAYVLLQQLTEQYYWTWIPAHVGFQKYDEGLAILSRTPIKQAFGEYVSHMRDYNNYRTRKIVGIETVVQGEATWFVNGHYNWWDDAQEPFKGQWELTESKLAPYMDQPLYIMGDFNNVAEVRDEGYDYMMSKGWNDLYTTALQKDEGATVVKAIAGWADNKRDLRIDYIFSNRPIQAKSSTVVLNGKNGPVVSDHFGVAVEI, from the coding sequence ATGAAAATACTTACGTTAAACACACACGCTTGGGCGGAAGAGGATCAACTGAACAAGATCAGTCAACTGGCTGATTTTATTAATACACATCAATTCGATGTGATCTCCATGCAGGAGGTCAACCAATCCATGCAGGAAGCGGCGCTTTCTGAAGAAGAACTGAAGATGTATTATGTTACTGAATCCGACGCTGTGATTAAAAAAGACAACTATGCCTACGTCCTGCTTCAGCAGCTGACAGAGCAATATTACTGGACGTGGATTCCCGCGCATGTTGGGTTCCAAAAGTACGATGAAGGACTGGCGATCCTTAGCCGGACGCCGATTAAGCAGGCTTTTGGGGAATACGTGTCTCACATGAGGGATTATAACAATTACCGTACACGCAAGATTGTGGGAATCGAGACGGTCGTTCAAGGTGAAGCAACCTGGTTTGTGAACGGACATTATAACTGGTGGGATGATGCGCAGGAACCTTTCAAGGGACAGTGGGAGTTGACGGAGAGCAAGCTTGCCCCCTACATGGACCAGCCGTTATATATAATGGGTGATTTCAATAATGTCGCGGAAGTGCGTGATGAAGGCTATGATTATATGATGAGCAAAGGATGGAATGACCTCTACACCACAGCATTGCAAAAGGATGAAGGAGCAACTGTGGTGAAGGCCATTGCCGGCTGGGCAGATAACAAACGCGATCTTCGGATTGACTATATTTTCTCCAATCGTCCGATTCAGGCTAAATCTTCCACCGTGGTCTTGAACGGTAAAAACGGACCGGTCGTGTCTGACCATTTTGGTGTCGCTGTAGAGATATAA
- a CDS encoding methyl-accepting chemotaxis protein, whose protein sequence is MNTLESLVNAMPFVSQMFRDDISISINDHEKVLYFSEAKSLEIGVKVGDELHDDYKHFKMLTNRDSRTVARMPGDLQGRPFDSILIPIKENDQVVGILGVNYALDSHMTLENLIRENETTINALVGGIQQIAAHSEELSATSEEILRNSQKASENSVSVGKVTNVIREVSEQTNLLGLNAMIEAARVGDQGAGFGVVASEVRKLSDHTKQAAADIETSLGSVQDSMKHMEQEISQITTATVDQAKLVTEFMESIEQLSETSANLKKFVHQMLALE, encoded by the coding sequence TTGAATACTCTTGAATCTCTGGTAAATGCTATGCCTTTTGTTAGCCAAATGTTCCGTGACGACATATCCATATCCATTAATGATCATGAGAAAGTATTGTATTTTTCCGAGGCAAAAAGTCTGGAGATTGGTGTGAAGGTTGGGGATGAGCTGCATGATGATTATAAACATTTCAAAATGCTGACTAACAGAGATTCCCGTACCGTGGCACGTATGCCTGGTGATCTGCAGGGCAGACCTTTTGATTCCATTCTAATCCCTATTAAAGAGAACGATCAGGTTGTGGGTATATTGGGTGTGAACTACGCGCTGGATAGCCATATGACACTGGAAAATCTGATTCGTGAAAATGAAACAACCATTAACGCTCTCGTTGGTGGCATTCAGCAGATTGCTGCACATTCCGAAGAACTCTCCGCAACCTCGGAAGAGATTCTGCGCAACTCCCAAAAAGCTTCAGAGAACTCGGTCAGTGTAGGTAAAGTAACAAACGTCATTCGTGAAGTATCGGAACAAACCAACCTGCTTGGACTCAACGCCATGATAGAAGCAGCCCGTGTGGGCGATCAGGGAGCTGGCTTCGGTGTGGTTGCCAGTGAAGTACGCAAGCTGTCCGATCATACGAAACAAGCAGCGGCTGATATCGAAACATCCCTCGGTAGTGTACAAGATTCCATGAAGCATATGGAACAAGAGATCAGTCAGATTACAACAGCAACGGTGGATCAGGCCAAGCTTGTTACCGAGTTCATGGAAAGTATCGAACAGCTTAGCGAGACAAGCGCGAATCTGAAAAAGTTTGTACATCAGATGCTGGCGCTCGAGTAA
- a CDS encoding glycoside hydrolase family 88 protein — MTTYFSEPQSMYYRFGEDQDQVLKVLAERYIGANAQADFVYRVFQKSGILQNEKGLYDLNLGKRFPDAPKDHISYAAALVWGDEDRNLDVLVRCYGPVRFYFNEQLVYRSTVMDEISPDATVKLSIDIKPGWNTIWLEMKNTPAGFGCQFGSDEGKVRILNVFAPFQERQGQAGWVFSQPNLAASKQPDLLGKEADYSLNWLPETGWSDEDKTKPAFERIFGNLSGKHAYAWSHLNNNDSTGSLVRLSGQSSGSLSIWIGGKPVAQVKEAGPFEVDVPASFGRSDLLVRSECNDTAAGPWQFNLNATVSGKPLSLELPQRVHGASGESWLYVGPFESGVEPDLQDLTRTDRVYQTGLEQTYWRLDRPDAWIRPYYENAMLSNKWTVGSVTNYGRWDYPLGVTVYGLLRTGRYLQRPDITRYAAEHVQACTQMYEYSLWDREQYGFPAVNQQLVMLKMLDNCGSFGSAMLEAYSECHEPTFLTIAERIADFMLSRLERQEDGAFYRTCVGEYAENTMWADDLYMSTPFLVRYARVTGNSAALDEAARQFSLYRKYLFMPEFKIMSHVYDFKYGQATQIPWGRGNGWTLFSLTEVLEALPAEHPERPALIDFFNELCEGYAALQGESGLWHQVLNVPQTYEEASCTAMFAYGFARGVRFGWFKDPEFYVAAAERAWKGLICKAIDRQGNVHGVCSGSRYAFTAEYYDQDLRTVTNDNHGIGIMMLAGTEVAKMKKHLAEHRVSSPAVSHS; from the coding sequence ATGACGACCTATTTCAGTGAACCACAGAGCATGTATTACCGATTTGGAGAAGATCAGGATCAGGTGCTGAAGGTGCTAGCCGAGAGGTATATTGGAGCCAATGCGCAGGCTGATTTTGTATATCGGGTATTCCAGAAGTCTGGTATTTTGCAAAATGAAAAAGGGCTTTATGATCTGAATTTAGGTAAACGCTTTCCTGATGCACCTAAAGACCATATATCCTACGCAGCTGCACTGGTATGGGGGGACGAGGACCGGAATCTGGACGTATTGGTCCGCTGTTATGGACCTGTTCGTTTCTATTTCAATGAGCAGTTGGTCTATCGTTCTACCGTAATGGATGAGATTAGTCCAGACGCAACGGTGAAGCTCAGCATCGATATCAAGCCCGGTTGGAACACCATTTGGCTGGAAATGAAAAACACACCTGCCGGCTTCGGTTGCCAGTTCGGCTCAGATGAAGGTAAAGTGCGTATTCTGAACGTATTTGCGCCGTTTCAGGAGAGACAGGGACAAGCGGGTTGGGTGTTCTCCCAACCGAACCTTGCTGCGAGTAAGCAACCAGACCTGCTTGGAAAAGAAGCAGATTACAGTTTGAACTGGCTGCCTGAGACAGGCTGGTCTGACGAAGATAAAACCAAGCCAGCTTTCGAACGAATATTCGGAAATCTTTCTGGAAAACATGCTTATGCCTGGTCCCATCTGAACAATAACGATTCAACCGGGAGTCTGGTGCGATTGTCAGGCCAATCCTCCGGTTCTCTGAGTATTTGGATTGGCGGCAAGCCTGTAGCGCAAGTGAAGGAAGCGGGTCCGTTCGAGGTGGATGTACCAGCCTCTTTTGGGCGGAGTGACCTGCTTGTCCGAAGTGAATGCAATGATACGGCGGCGGGACCTTGGCAATTTAATTTGAATGCAACCGTTTCGGGTAAGCCACTTTCACTGGAACTTCCTCAGCGTGTGCACGGTGCTTCCGGAGAGTCTTGGTTATATGTCGGCCCTTTTGAATCGGGGGTTGAACCGGATTTGCAGGATCTGACCCGAACGGATCGAGTGTACCAAACAGGATTAGAACAGACATATTGGCGCTTGGATCGACCGGATGCCTGGATCAGACCCTATTATGAAAATGCCATGTTAAGCAACAAATGGACAGTGGGCAGTGTGACTAATTATGGTCGCTGGGACTATCCATTGGGTGTCACTGTATATGGTCTATTACGGACGGGGCGTTATTTGCAGAGACCGGACATTACACGTTATGCGGCTGAGCATGTGCAGGCATGTACCCAGATGTATGAATACTCCTTATGGGATCGGGAGCAGTATGGTTTCCCGGCAGTTAATCAACAATTGGTCATGCTGAAAATGCTGGATAACTGCGGTTCTTTTGGTTCAGCCATGCTGGAAGCGTACTCCGAGTGTCATGAACCAACGTTTCTTACGATTGCTGAACGGATTGCAGATTTCATGCTTTCCCGCCTGGAACGGCAGGAGGATGGTGCATTTTATCGCACATGTGTAGGGGAGTATGCCGAGAATACCATGTGGGCAGATGACCTCTATATGAGCACGCCGTTTCTCGTTCGTTATGCACGGGTGACAGGCAACTCAGCCGCATTGGATGAAGCCGCCAGACAATTTTCACTGTATCGGAAGTATCTGTTTATGCCTGAGTTCAAGATCATGTCCCATGTGTATGATTTCAAATACGGACAGGCAACGCAGATTCCATGGGGACGGGGAAATGGCTGGACACTGTTTTCCTTGACAGAGGTATTGGAAGCTTTGCCAGCAGAGCATCCCGAGCGCCCAGCCTTAATAGATTTCTTCAATGAGCTGTGTGAGGGGTACGCAGCGCTTCAAGGGGAAAGCGGGTTGTGGCATCAGGTGTTGAATGTTCCACAGACGTATGAAGAAGCCTCCTGCACGGCGATGTTTGCCTATGGTTTTGCGAGAGGTGTGCGTTTTGGCTGGTTCAAAGACCCTGAATTTTATGTCGCAGCTGCCGAGCGGGCTTGGAAGGGACTCATCTGCAAAGCAATCGATCGTCAAGGGAATGTGCATGGCGTGTGCAGCGGTTCGAGATATGCGTTTACGGCAGAGTATTATGATCAGGACTTGCGTACCGTCACCAATGACAATCACGGAATAGGCATTATGATGCTGGCAGGAACCGAAGTGGCAAAAATGAAGAAACATCTGGCTGAGCACAGGGTGTCTTCACCTGCAGTCTCACATTCCTGA
- a CDS encoding ABC transporter substrate-binding protein, with amino-acid sequence MMITKKWVTLFCLSLLLFATACSGGATDTPSSSGEASGSEGDSSGKIELRMTWWGSQTRHDLTTKVIQLFEEKHPGITIKPEYSGWDGYFDKLTTQVAGSNAPDIIQMDYAFLTDFARRGALLDLTPFAESKELRTEDHDQSMITAGSIDDKLYAITLGVNAPGVIYDATVFQELGIEEPQESWTWKDFGDIATKIAAAKGEGFYGSADISGTTNMFEVFIRQSGKGLFDGGTMTATSEELQQWFDMWSALRENGGVTTAEITASTTNALETRPISLGTAAMDFAWSNQLLTFQQVNKNQDHKLGIQVLPHGVGEKQIGEYLKPGQFLSGYGKTKHPKEVAMFIDFMVNDPEATAILGSERGVPVNSSIREQMQPTLPEAEQVIFQFIDTVSKNSSEIDPPYPQGFAEVDTSFKSASEQIAFGQGSTPDVIAQFIEGAKATLGSSQ; translated from the coding sequence ATGATGATTACAAAAAAGTGGGTAACCCTGTTCTGCCTGTCCCTGTTATTGTTCGCTACAGCCTGTTCTGGAGGGGCCACTGATACACCATCTTCTTCTGGCGAAGCAAGTGGAAGTGAGGGAGATTCATCAGGCAAGATTGAATTGCGCATGACCTGGTGGGGATCACAGACCAGACATGATCTGACGACCAAAGTGATCCAATTGTTTGAAGAGAAACATCCGGGAATCACCATTAAACCTGAATATTCCGGTTGGGACGGTTACTTTGACAAGTTGACTACACAGGTAGCCGGTTCGAATGCACCAGATATCATCCAGATGGATTACGCCTTTTTGACTGACTTTGCCCGGCGTGGTGCCTTGCTTGACCTGACCCCGTTTGCAGAGAGTAAAGAGCTGCGGACAGAGGATCATGATCAGAGCATGATTACAGCCGGTTCGATTGACGATAAATTATATGCGATTACCCTCGGAGTTAACGCACCAGGTGTCATCTATGACGCCACCGTATTTCAGGAATTAGGAATCGAAGAACCACAAGAGAGTTGGACATGGAAGGATTTTGGGGATATTGCGACCAAGATCGCCGCAGCCAAAGGTGAGGGATTCTATGGATCGGCAGACATTTCCGGTACAACGAACATGTTTGAAGTGTTTATTCGGCAATCCGGGAAAGGATTGTTTGATGGTGGCACAATGACCGCTACCAGCGAGGAGCTTCAGCAATGGTTCGATATGTGGAGCGCACTACGCGAGAATGGTGGAGTGACCACAGCGGAGATAACGGCATCCACAACCAATGCGCTGGAGACACGCCCGATCTCACTGGGCACAGCTGCCATGGATTTTGCATGGTCCAATCAATTGCTGACATTCCAGCAGGTGAACAAAAATCAGGATCATAAGCTTGGCATACAAGTGCTTCCGCATGGTGTAGGTGAAAAGCAAATCGGTGAATATCTGAAGCCAGGCCAGTTCCTCTCCGGTTATGGCAAAACCAAACATCCAAAGGAAGTTGCCATGTTCATTGATTTCATGGTCAATGATCCAGAAGCAACCGCTATTCTTGGTTCTGAACGTGGGGTGCCGGTCAATTCCAGTATTCGTGAACAGATGCAACCTACGCTGCCGGAAGCAGAGCAAGTCATTTTCCAATTTATCGATACGGTATCGAAGAACTCCAGCGAGATTGACCCGCCATACCCGCAAGGATTTGCTGAAGTGGACACGAGTTTCAAGAGCGCAAGTGAGCAGATCGCCTTCGGTCAAGGCAGTACTCCGGATGTGATTGCACAGTTTATTGAAGGAGCCAAGGCTACGCTTGGATCGAGTCAATAA
- a CDS encoding sugar ABC transporter permease: MTTSQVSQARIERVTTRRVKRRYAHNGAALLFLAPWLVGLLFLTLGPMLVSLYISFTDYSILAAPSWVGLDNYTTMFTSDKLFTQSLKVTFTYVAVSVPVKLIFALLVAMLLNKGIRGLGIYRTVYYIPTLLGGSVAIAMLWRKMLGGDGLLNSVLAMVGIKAPDWVANPKYALYSIVLLSVWQFGSSMIIFLAGLKQIPPEYDEASAVDGAGPLRRFFYITLPILSPVIFFNLVMQLITSFQSFTQAFVISNGSGGPVNSTLMYSLYLYKKGFSFFQMGYASAMAWVLVILIGVFTLLVFRSSKLWVHYEDGGKS; encoded by the coding sequence ATGACGACATCACAGGTCAGTCAAGCCCGAATCGAGCGTGTAACTACCCGGCGGGTGAAACGGAGATATGCCCACAATGGAGCAGCGCTTCTGTTCCTCGCCCCATGGCTTGTCGGATTGTTATTTCTAACCCTTGGTCCCATGTTGGTATCGTTATACATCTCGTTCACTGATTACAGTATCCTGGCCGCCCCTTCCTGGGTCGGTCTGGATAACTACACCACGATGTTTACATCGGATAAACTGTTTACCCAGTCGCTCAAAGTCACATTCACGTATGTCGCTGTATCGGTACCGGTAAAGTTGATCTTTGCGCTGCTGGTAGCCATGTTGCTTAATAAAGGGATTCGAGGGCTCGGTATTTACCGGACAGTGTATTATATTCCGACATTGCTTGGAGGTAGCGTGGCGATTGCCATGTTGTGGCGTAAAATGCTGGGTGGGGACGGGCTACTCAATAGTGTACTTGCCATGGTAGGCATTAAGGCACCCGATTGGGTTGCTAATCCGAAGTATGCCCTGTACTCCATCGTACTGTTATCCGTGTGGCAGTTCGGATCGTCGATGATTATTTTCCTGGCAGGCCTGAAGCAGATTCCACCCGAGTATGATGAAGCCTCAGCGGTAGATGGTGCAGGTCCTCTGCGGAGATTCTTCTATATAACGTTGCCGATTCTGTCACCTGTCATCTTCTTCAATCTCGTGATGCAGCTGATTACGTCGTTTCAATCGTTCACACAGGCTTTTGTTATCAGTAATGGTAGCGGAGGGCCAGTGAATTCAACCTTAATGTACTCTCTGTATCTGTACAAAAAAGGATTCTCATTCTTTCAGATGGGCTACGCTTCCGCGATGGCCTGGGTGCTGGTCATCCTGATTGGCGTATTTACATTGCTCGTATTCCGCAGCAGCAAGCTGTGGGTGCACTATGAGGATGGTGGGAAATCATGA
- a CDS encoding carbohydrate ABC transporter permease, with the protein MIGQRNSTAWVVGKHVLISGIAFVMLYPILWMLGSSFKPGHMIFTETWFWPQEWNWQNYMNGWSGIQGNPFSRFLTNSVILSLGAVLGNVISCSMAAYAFARLNFRFKAICFGLMLMTIMLPHHVTLIPQYILFNHLEWVNTYLPLVVPKWLATDAFFIFLMVQFFRGLPKELDEAATIDGCGPVKIYTKIIIPLAFPALVTTMIFTFLWTWDDFFSQLIYLSDVSKYTVPLGLRLFLDSSSQSDWGPMFAMSVLSLVPCFIVFIVCQKYFVEGIATSGLKG; encoded by the coding sequence ATGATTGGACAACGGAACTCTACAGCATGGGTCGTCGGCAAACATGTGTTGATCTCAGGCATCGCCTTTGTCATGCTCTACCCGATCCTCTGGATGCTGGGCAGCTCATTCAAACCGGGACATATGATCTTTACAGAGACCTGGTTCTGGCCACAGGAATGGAATTGGCAAAATTACATGAATGGCTGGTCGGGTATTCAGGGCAATCCATTCTCCCGCTTCCTGACCAACTCTGTCATCCTGTCGCTTGGCGCCGTGCTGGGCAATGTCATCTCCTGCTCTATGGCGGCATATGCGTTCGCTCGGCTGAATTTTCGTTTCAAAGCCATCTGCTTTGGCCTGATGCTTATGACGATCATGCTGCCACATCATGTGACGCTGATCCCGCAGTATATCCTTTTCAACCACCTGGAGTGGGTGAATACGTATCTGCCGCTTGTGGTGCCAAAATGGCTGGCGACCGATGCCTTCTTCATTTTCCTCATGGTACAGTTCTTCCGGGGATTGCCCAAAGAGCTGGATGAGGCGGCAACTATCGATGGATGCGGTCCTGTGAAAATATACACCAAAATCATCATTCCACTTGCTTTTCCAGCGCTGGTTACCACGATGATCTTTACGTTCTTGTGGACATGGGACGACTTCTTCAGTCAGTTGATCTACTTGAGTGACGTGAGCAAATACACCGTGCCGCTGGGTCTGCGTTTGTTCCTTGATTCCAGCTCTCAATCCGATTGGGGTCCGATGTTTGCCATGTCGGTGTTGTCGTTGGTGCCATGTTTCATTGTATTTATTGTGTGTCAAAAGTACTTCGTGGAAGGAATCGCGACCTCTGGGCTCAAAGGGTAA
- a CDS encoding histidine kinase: MGKGRWSSFINQKLQQSKLSTLMVTCFIAFNLLLVSVIVWLAYQSFSAVTFAEISKARLALLNESTRRGFDFITGVTGTAYALASNRELSSLLETADTGRLAQIHQRREVSRILDHTMVVSEGITSIELYTDVFNEVTVTMADRIFPVDTIAHDSWFATLEKADAAWVPLRENESGQSLVGYAQRIFDSRGGTVAYVLIRLSRADIVRRFADVPMVLDGKVLLVDTAGNVVMQMGKVDPAGEKERADRRNEASTVQEKGEAVNSSSSIIDSAWIQEHVQPGADGYEVVSGQPGGAQLVLYSRPAMLQWRLVQTIPVYTLLSPLRQAGWQILGIAVLGLLCSAVLAYLFVRQIIRPLRQLIKRMRQLEKGDFDTRVQLSFTEEYAHLAYGFNHMASQLTTLMEQVKEESRAKREAQTGLLEAQIKPHFLYNTLDMIHWRALDYEAKDISRMIVQLSKLLRIGLSGGRLFIRVRDELEHARCYVNIQSERLPFSIQYQEQIDPHMRGCYIPKIILQPFIENAVMHGHPEEGTLRIQVYMHEEVGPHEDIVIRITDNGRGLPEGWKLEETCGIGVRNVHQRIQLYCGKRYGVQLSDRESGGVEVTITLPRIETDEQLNLWLDGEK, encoded by the coding sequence ATGGGGAAAGGAAGATGGTCTTCATTTATTAATCAAAAGCTGCAGCAAAGCAAGCTCTCCACGTTGATGGTGACTTGCTTTATTGCGTTTAACCTGTTGCTCGTCTCGGTTATCGTCTGGCTGGCATATCAGTCTTTCTCCGCGGTCACATTTGCCGAGATTAGCAAAGCACGTCTGGCTCTTCTGAACGAAAGCACACGTCGGGGATTTGATTTCATCACAGGGGTAACCGGAACCGCCTATGCTTTGGCAAGCAATCGGGAACTGTCCAGTCTGCTTGAAACGGCTGATACGGGCAGGCTTGCACAGATTCACCAGCGGAGAGAGGTCTCTCGAATCCTGGATCATACCATGGTCGTGAGTGAAGGCATCACCTCCATCGAACTGTATACGGATGTTTTTAATGAGGTGACAGTGACTATGGCTGATCGCATATTTCCGGTGGATACCATCGCACACGACTCTTGGTTTGCTACGCTTGAAAAGGCTGATGCCGCTTGGGTTCCGCTGCGTGAGAACGAATCGGGCCAATCTCTGGTCGGATACGCCCAACGGATTTTCGACAGTCGTGGCGGGACGGTTGCCTATGTGCTCATTCGACTGAGCAGAGCGGACATCGTGCGCAGGTTTGCCGATGTACCCATGGTGCTTGATGGAAAAGTCCTGTTGGTAGATACGGCTGGTAATGTCGTAATGCAGATGGGGAAAGTTGATCCAGCAGGGGAGAAGGAACGAGCGGATCGAAGGAATGAAGCGAGTACAGTACAGGAAAAGGGTGAAGCTGTAAATTCATCTTCTTCTATTATAGATAGTGCATGGATTCAGGAACATGTCCAACCTGGTGCAGACGGATACGAAGTGGTTTCCGGTCAACCCGGAGGTGCTCAATTGGTGCTGTACTCCAGGCCAGCCATGCTTCAGTGGCGCCTTGTACAGACTATTCCGGTATATACACTGTTATCTCCGCTCAGACAAGCGGGCTGGCAGATCCTTGGCATCGCCGTACTTGGACTATTATGCTCGGCTGTGCTGGCATACCTGTTTGTAAGGCAGATCATCCGGCCTTTACGACAATTGATCAAGCGAATGAGACAACTGGAGAAAGGGGACTTTGATACCCGGGTCCAACTCTCATTTACGGAGGAATATGCCCACTTGGCTTATGGCTTTAATCACATGGCTTCACAGCTCACGACGCTGATGGAACAGGTGAAGGAGGAGAGCCGGGCCAAGCGTGAAGCCCAGACGGGCTTGCTTGAGGCCCAGATCAAACCCCATTTTCTATACAACACCCTCGACATGATCCACTGGCGCGCACTTGATTACGAAGCCAAGGATATCAGTCGCATGATTGTACAACTGAGTAAGCTGTTACGGATCGGACTGAGTGGAGGGAGATTGTTTATAAGGGTTCGTGATGAGTTGGAACATGCCCGTTGCTACGTTAACATCCAGTCAGAGCGGCTACCGTTCTCCATTCAATATCAGGAGCAGATCGATCCGCATATGCGCGGTTGTTACATTCCCAAAATCATTTTGCAGCCTTTTATCGAAAATGCTGTGATGCACGGGCACCCTGAAGAAGGCACGCTTCGAATTCAGGTGTATATGCACGAAGAGGTTGGCCCGCATGAGGATATCGTCATTCGTATCACGGATAATGGGCGGGGTTTGCCGGAAGGGTGGAAACTCGAAGAGACGTGTGGCATCGGTGTGCGGAATGTACATCAGCGCATCCAGCTTTATTGTGGGAAGAGGTATGGGGTTCAACTGAGCGATAGAGAGTCAGGTGGCGTGGAAGTGACCATTACGCTGCCGCGTATTGAGACCGACGAGCAATTAAATCTATGGCTGGACGGTGAAAAATGA
- a CDS encoding response regulator, which translates to MMKTIMLVDDDPHIVKALTDHIDWPSLGLSIAGTASNGLDALELFHCMHPDVVMTDVYLPGMTGLEITQTLRRDHPHLPIIILSGYDEFENARAAMRWGVNHFLLKPAEVEEIESVLREVLLEQDVRERHERLERTYKQEVGRVLPYLRKQFLHELLTTRYRADELPKERMDYIGIHMSSQTRAISLQLNRPVFLTRMKERDWQLLRYGAADIIQETVKEQAACLNGQVEIVDYSDQVFVLLLLGDKDYLEECLPLVERMIDQIFTYLKIEVSAGIGRSKSHPCEVIDSYLESREAVETAEFQGGSRIYHYEASKETEPSVTDYSLLLRQWNEAWTDIRPDLAEEVWHHICLLLKEGKCVGIQDVQVVAVSLFDTLMHSWNRLHPMLTPPLAMSDFLREIQSKYALHDLVSWMDRIICNWLEQIRKEMGEKKSNKLIEQVKQYVELHYAEEISFEAIAKGLFVHPKYLSQLFKRVTGENFVSYLNGYRIQRALELLQSGHYMVYEVSEMTGFRNATYFSQVFKMLTGKSPSEVG; encoded by the coding sequence ATGATGAAGACCATTATGCTTGTTGATGACGATCCTCATATTGTAAAGGCATTAACAGATCATATCGATTGGCCTTCTCTGGGCCTCAGCATTGCAGGCACTGCTTCCAATGGCTTGGATGCGCTGGAGCTGTTTCACTGCATGCATCCAGATGTCGTTATGACTGACGTCTACCTGCCGGGGATGACTGGGCTTGAGATCACACAGACGTTACGACGTGATCATCCCCACCTGCCGATCATCATTCTTAGTGGATATGACGAATTCGAGAACGCCCGGGCAGCCATGCGCTGGGGTGTGAATCACTTTTTGCTGAAGCCGGCAGAGGTTGAGGAGATTGAGTCTGTGTTGCGTGAGGTTTTATTAGAACAAGATGTACGAGAGCGGCATGAGCGGCTGGAGCGGACGTACAAGCAGGAGGTCGGACGGGTACTTCCCTATCTGCGCAAACAATTTCTTCACGAACTGCTGACTACGCGATATCGGGCAGACGAGCTGCCTAAAGAACGCATGGACTATATAGGTATTCATATGTCCTCACAGACACGAGCCATTAGTCTGCAACTGAATCGCCCCGTGTTTTTGACTCGAATGAAAGAACGGGATTGGCAGCTTCTCCGCTATGGGGCGGCCGATATTATTCAGGAGACGGTGAAGGAGCAAGCGGCGTGCCTAAATGGTCAGGTAGAGATTGTTGATTATTCGGATCAGGTATTTGTGTTGCTTCTATTAGGAGATAAAGATTATCTGGAGGAATGTCTGCCACTTGTGGAGCGGATGATCGATCAGATCTTTACGTATCTGAAAATTGAAGTGAGTGCTGGAATCGGAAGATCCAAAAGTCACCCATGTGAGGTGATAGATTCCTATCTCGAGAGCAGGGAAGCGGTGGAAACAGCAGAGTTTCAAGGTGGAAGTCGTATCTACCATTATGAAGCATCAAAGGAAACAGAACCAAGTGTGACCGATTATTCATTATTGCTTCGTCAATGGAACGAGGCTTGGACGGATATTCGACCTGACCTGGCGGAAGAGGTATGGCATCATATTTGCCTTTTACTGAAAGAGGGGAAATGTGTTGGGATACAGGATGTACAGGTTGTGGCCGTCAGTCTGTTTGACACATTGATGCATAGCTGGAACCGACTTCATCCTATGTTAACGCCGCCGCTGGCGATGAGTGACTTTCTGCGTGAAATTCAATCGAAATATGCTTTGCATGATCTGGTAAGCTGGATGGATCGTATTATCTGCAACTGGTTGGAACAGATACGCAAGGAGATGGGCGAGAAGAAAAGCAATAAACTGATAGAGCAGGTGAAACAGTATGTGGAGCTGCATTACGCCGAAGAGATCAGTTTTGAAGCGATAGCCAAGGGGCTGTTCGTACATCCGAAGTATCTGAGTCAATTGTTCAAAAGGGTGACCGGTGAGAATTTCGTGAGTTATTTGAACGGGTACCGAATTCAGAGAGCATTGGAACTGTTGCAGTCGGGACATTACATGGTATATGAGGTGAGCGAGATGACGGGGTTCCGTAATGCGACGTATTTCAGCCAGGTGTTCAAAATGCTTACGGGCAAGAGTCCGTCTGAGGTGGGGTAG